In Solanum stenotomum isolate F172 chromosome 6, ASM1918654v1, whole genome shotgun sequence, one DNA window encodes the following:
- the LOC125869302 gene encoding chromatin remodeling protein EBS-like has protein sequence MAKTKPGKKDLDSYSIKGTNKVVRVGDCVLMRPSDSDKPPYVAKVDRIEADHRNNVKVRVQWYYRPEESVGGRRQFHGAKELFLSDHYDFQSAHTIEGKCIVHSFKNYTKLENVGPEDYFCRFDYKAATGGFTPDRVAVYCKCEMPYNPDDLMVQCEGCKDWFHPICMGMTIEEAKKLDPFLCSDCSSEDDAKRPLNSFHVEPKVELKRRKR, from the exons ATGGCAAAGACTAAACCAGGGAAAAAGGACCTTGATTCTTACTCTATCAAGGGTACCAACAAAGTCGTACGAG TTGGTGATTGTGTATTGATGAGACCATCCGATTCGGATAAGCCCCCATATGTGGCAAAAGTAGATAGAATTGAGGCAGACCATCGCAACAATGTGAAGGTCCGAGTTCAGTGGTACTACCGCCCCGAGGAGTCAGTTGGTGGACGCAGACAGTTCCATGGGGCTAAAGAGCTGTTCTTGTCTGATCACTATGATTTTCAGAGTGCACACACAATTGAAGGGAAGTGCATAGTGCACTCCTTCAAGAACTACACAAAGCTAGAGAATGTGGGCCCTGAGGATTACTTTTGTAGGTTCGACTACAAAGCTGCCACAGGAGGGTTCACTCCTGACCGTGTTGCTGT GTATTGCAAGTGTGAAATGCCCTATAACCCGGACGATCTCATGGTACAATGTGAAGGGTGTAAAGACTG GTTCCATCCTATTTGTATGGGTATGACCATTGAAGAAGCAAAGAAATTAGACCCTTTCTTGTGTTCTGACTGTTCATCGGAAGATGATGCTAAACGACCTTTGAACTCTTTCCATGTTGAGCCAAAG GTGGAGTTGAAGCGCAGGAAGAGATAG